Proteins found in one Longimicrobium sp. genomic segment:
- a CDS encoding TolB family protein, which produces MKPTLLRRPLALAATVAAFAAPAAAQDGYLTPPAPIPAIIDAQPTPTVLVGRDRQTLVLLGREGLPSIATMAEPELRLGGFRISPRTNGISATRASYSTSITFQDLATGRSRAVQLPAGARVAYPQWSPDGRSLAFVNVVGNGLELWVAEVASGQARRLTGAELNATIGSPFRWLPDNSGLIVARVVPTRGEPPRASEVPSAPIVQENAGRTAPVRTYQDLLQNPSDERLFEYYFTAQLSRVSVAGGAPTDVGQPGIFFNFSPSPDGRFLLVRRAKRPFSYIVPASNFPMETAVWDMSGRQVKLVADIPLTDDLPSSFDAVPVGPRSVEWRSDAPATLVWAEAQDGGDPRRQAAVRDRVLSLDAPFTAQPTRIMDLEHRYGGIWWGRPDLAIVTSEWWNTRWERRYAINPSAPGTAPRLLVDRSYQDRYRDPGSPLFTSTPS; this is translated from the coding sequence ATGAAACCCACTCTCCTCCGGCGGCCCCTGGCGCTGGCCGCCACGGTGGCCGCCTTCGCGGCGCCCGCGGCCGCGCAGGACGGCTACCTGACGCCGCCCGCCCCCATCCCGGCCATCATCGACGCGCAGCCCACGCCCACCGTACTCGTGGGGCGCGACCGGCAGACGCTGGTGCTGCTGGGGCGCGAGGGGCTGCCCAGCATCGCCACCATGGCCGAGCCGGAGCTGCGGCTGGGCGGCTTCCGCATCAGCCCGCGCACCAACGGCATCAGCGCCACCCGCGCGTCGTACAGCACCAGCATCACCTTCCAGGACCTGGCGACGGGACGCTCGCGCGCCGTGCAGCTGCCGGCGGGGGCGCGCGTTGCCTATCCCCAGTGGTCGCCGGACGGGCGCTCGCTGGCGTTCGTGAACGTGGTGGGCAACGGGCTGGAGCTGTGGGTGGCCGAGGTGGCCAGCGGCCAGGCGCGCCGGCTGACGGGCGCCGAGCTGAACGCCACCATCGGCTCGCCCTTCCGCTGGCTTCCCGACAACTCGGGGCTCATCGTGGCCCGCGTGGTGCCCACCCGGGGCGAGCCGCCGCGCGCGTCGGAGGTGCCCAGCGCGCCCATCGTGCAGGAGAACGCCGGGCGAACGGCGCCGGTGCGCACCTACCAGGACCTGCTGCAGAACCCATCCGACGAGCGGCTGTTCGAGTACTACTTCACCGCGCAGCTCAGCCGCGTTTCCGTGGCGGGCGGCGCCCCGACCGACGTGGGGCAGCCGGGGATCTTCTTCAACTTCAGCCCCTCGCCCGACGGGCGCTTTCTGCTGGTGCGCCGCGCGAAGCGGCCCTTCAGCTACATCGTTCCCGCCTCCAACTTTCCCATGGAGACGGCGGTGTGGGACATGTCGGGGCGCCAGGTGAAGCTGGTCGCCGACATCCCCCTGACCGACGACCTGCCCTCGTCGTTCGACGCGGTGCCCGTGGGCCCGCGCAGCGTGGAGTGGCGGTCCGACGCGCCCGCCACGCTGGTGTGGGCCGAGGCGCAGGACGGCGGCGATCCGCGGCGGCAGGCGGCGGTGCGCGACCGGGTGCTCTCGCTCGACGCGCCGTTCACGGCCCAGCCCACGCGCATCATGGACCTGGAGCACCGGTACGGCGGCATCTGGTGGGGGCGGCCGGACCTGGCCATCGTCACCTCCGAGTGGTGGAACACGCGGTGGGAGCGGCGCTACGCCATCAACCCCTCGGCCCCGGGCACGGCGCCGCGCCTTCTGGTGGACCGCAGCTACCAGGACCGCTACCGCGACCCCGGCTCGCCCCTGTTCACGTCGACCCCCAGC